In a genomic window of Amblyomma americanum isolate KBUSLIRL-KWMA chromosome 4, ASM5285725v1, whole genome shotgun sequence:
- the LOC144127506 gene encoding uncharacterized protein LOC144127506 isoform X3, producing the protein MAVAQRTLAVIAAVLFAMLAEASVFDGRIGAQMGMGAGCIPGQCLAHCQTTGSGVGSCTPQGCVCGASPGGPMMTGGHPGMPCNNARCLATCREYNPSVVRAHCSSTGSCKCEWLQPPHEPCNMIKCDRQCRADSRKPLMNARCAPNGSCRCTYREIFG; encoded by the exons ATGGCCGTCGCCCAGCGGACTCTGGCGGTGATCGCCGCCGTGTTGTTCG CAATGCTCGCAGAAGCTTCTG TATTCGACGGTCGCATAG GAGCGCAAATGGGGATGGGCGCGGGGTGCATTCCCGGGCAGTGCTTGGCGCACTGCCAGACCACAGGAAGCGGCGTGGGGAGCTGCACACCACAGGGCTGCGTCTGCGGTGCCAGTCCCGGAGGG CCTATGATGACCGGGGGACACCCAGGCATGCCGTGCAATAACGCGCGCTGCCTGGCGACCTGCCGAGAGTACAACCCTTCCGTTGTGAGGGCTCACTGCAGTAGCACGGGGTCGTGCAAGTGCGAGTGGCTACAGCCG CCCCACGAGCCGTGCAACATGATTAAATGCGACCGGCAGTGCCGCGCTGACTCTAGGAAGCCGCTGATGAACGCCCGATGCGCCCCCAACGGTTCCTGCAGGTGCACCTACCGGGAG ATCTTCGGATGA